From a single Oceanobacillus kimchii X50 genomic region:
- a CDS encoding UDP-glucose dehydrogenase family protein gives MKNLAVAGTGYVGLVTGVCMAENGHNVTCVDIDEQKVKMMQEGRTPIYETGLEELMVKNIEAGRLHFTTDYQSAYKSAEAVFIGVGTPEREDGSANLSYIATVARQVAESIENDCLVVVKSTVPVGTNDKVEQFIKDFLIKDVRVEIASNPEFLAQGSAVKDTLEADRIVIGTESEWAEKILTDIYEPFGLPIVSVNRRSAEMIKYASNDFLALKISYMNDIANLCELVGADVQDVARGMSFDDRIGSKFLNAGIGYGGSCFPKDTKALEYIARQNGYDLKTVKAAIDVNTGQKTMLYNKASKRLITFSGLKVAVLGLTFKPGTDDLREAPSLENIPMLLSEGANIYAYDPVGAENFAKVHLEGKHGIGSITYVSNPEHALEDANVCFIFTEWGEIKEVSPQKFADLMRTPLVYDGRNIHPVSEMVRAGVEYYSVGRPSTVDTQAKELEIVD, from the coding sequence ATGAAAAACCTAGCAGTAGCCGGCACAGGCTACGTCGGCCTAGTAACCGGCGTATGCATGGCAGAGAACGGGCACAACGTAACATGTGTAGATATTGACGAACAAAAAGTTAAAATGATGCAAGAAGGTAGAACACCAATCTATGAAACAGGTTTAGAAGAGTTAATGGTAAAGAACATAGAAGCTGGACGTTTGCATTTTACTACAGATTATCAATCTGCTTATAAGAGTGCTGAAGCGGTTTTCATTGGAGTAGGGACTCCTGAAAGAGAAGATGGTTCTGCCAATCTATCATACATAGCTACTGTTGCGAGACAAGTTGCAGAGTCTATCGAGAATGACTGTTTAGTAGTGGTTAAATCTACTGTGCCAGTAGGAACGAATGATAAAGTAGAACAATTCATTAAAGATTTTCTTATTAAAGATGTACGCGTAGAAATTGCTTCGAATCCAGAGTTTCTTGCACAAGGTTCAGCTGTGAAAGATACATTGGAAGCAGATCGTATTGTGATTGGAACTGAGAGTGAATGGGCAGAGAAAATATTGACAGATATTTACGAGCCATTTGGTCTTCCAATTGTCTCGGTAAATAGAAGATCAGCAGAGATGATTAAGTATGCATCCAATGATTTTCTTGCATTAAAGATTTCCTATATGAATGATATTGCGAACCTTTGTGAGTTAGTAGGGGCAGATGTTCAGGATGTTGCTAGAGGAATGAGCTTCGATGACAGAATAGGGAGTAAATTCTTAAATGCCGGAATAGGATATGGTGGTTCTTGTTTCCCGAAAGATACGAAAGCGCTTGAATACATTGCTCGTCAAAATGGTTATGATTTAAAAACAGTGAAGGCAGCCATTGATGTAAATACAGGGCAAAAAACAATGCTTTATAACAAAGCAAGCAAACGATTAATTACATTTAGTGGACTAAAAGTTGCAGTGCTTGGCTTAACATTCAAACCAGGTACGGATGATTTGCGTGAGGCACCTTCATTAGAGAATATTCCAATGTTGTTGTCTGAAGGAGCAAACATATATGCATATGACCCAGTTGGAGCGGAAAATTTTGCTAAAGTTCATCTAGAAGGAAAACATGGAATTGGAAGTATTACGTATGTTTCTAATCCAGAACATGCACTAGAAGACGCTAATGTGTGCTTTATCTTTACAGAATGGGGAGAGATAAAAGAAGTATCTCCACAAAAATTTGCAGACTTAATGCGAACTCCGCTTGTGTACGATGGACGAAATATTCATCCAGTCAGTGAAATGGTAAGAGCTGGTGTTGAGTATTATTCAGTTGGAAGACCGTCAACTGTTGACACACAAGCAAAGGAGTTGGAAATCGTTGACTAG
- a CDS encoding YdcF family protein, which yields MKRIYMIFISTLLIFSFLSFSTVSAETQNIKKSLDERISELIYYYGEEARTDVLRTLDLMEEEFPEDYKIWNSVIEQWDWIENEMEENLNVAPDGLPEDDSHVFVVLGFALDSNGEMEDELIGRLEVALNSAEKYPNAYVLVTGGVEKNGWTEGDRMHDWLVDHGLSEDRIIVENESSNTVENASNSFEILYNQYDDIDSFSMITSQYHLKRSSIFYYTMSQLKAKELQKSPIEFLGEGNAGWYREDKTEEPLSLKIRGMYQIAGVEQSTDLPISQLEELEIEGGLEYILHEKLKVNVYARYDNGYKRDVTEFSEITGFDSTIIGDQELTIHYEENGKTIDKNINVSVEAPSLDSMQQQVKNLQDDGEFTKDVARSLEVHLTALKRYEETEQREKLLKHLNGFQNLLEYHRDKELISDYAYDFLKRNSEYLIEELW from the coding sequence ATGAAAAGAATTTATATGATTTTTATCAGTACACTATTAATCTTCAGTTTTCTATCTTTTTCAACTGTGTCAGCAGAAACTCAAAACATAAAAAAAAGCCTGGATGAACGAATAAGTGAATTAATATATTATTATGGTGAAGAAGCACGTACAGACGTTTTAAGAACGCTCGATCTAATGGAAGAAGAATTTCCGGAAGATTATAAAATATGGAATTCAGTCATTGAACAGTGGGACTGGATTGAGAATGAAATGGAAGAAAATTTAAATGTAGCTCCTGATGGATTGCCAGAAGATGATAGCCATGTATTTGTTGTCTTAGGATTTGCTTTAGATAGTAATGGTGAGATGGAAGACGAATTAATTGGTAGATTAGAAGTTGCTCTAAATAGTGCAGAAAAATACCCTAATGCTTATGTTCTAGTAACCGGAGGAGTAGAGAAAAATGGTTGGACTGAAGGCGATCGAATGCATGACTGGTTAGTGGATCATGGTCTTTCTGAAGACAGAATCATTGTAGAAAATGAAAGCTCAAATACTGTTGAAAACGCCTCGAATAGTTTTGAGATTTTGTACAATCAATACGATGATATAGATTCATTTTCTATGATTACCAGCCAATATCACTTGAAGAGGAGCAGTATATTCTATTACACCATGTCTCAGCTAAAAGCTAAAGAACTTCAAAAATCTCCCATTGAGTTTTTGGGAGAGGGTAATGCTGGTTGGTATCGAGAAGATAAAACAGAAGAACCACTTTCTTTAAAAATAAGAGGAATGTATCAAATAGCCGGGGTAGAGCAATCTACAGACTTGCCAATTTCTCAACTAGAGGAATTGGAGATTGAGGGTGGTTTAGAATACATCTTACATGAAAAATTAAAAGTAAACGTTTATGCAAGATATGATAATGGTTACAAACGAGATGTTACCGAGTTTTCAGAGATTACAGGTTTCGATTCAACTATAATAGGCGACCAAGAACTAACCATTCATTATGAAGAAAACGGCAAAACAATAGATAAAAATATAAATGTTAGTGTTGAAGCGCCATCCTTGGATAGCATGCAACAACAAGTGAAGAACTTACAGGACGACGGGGAATTTACCAAAGATGTAGCAAGGTCGTTGGAAGTTCATCTTACCGCGCTGAAACGTTATGAAGAAACAGAGCAAAGGGAAAAATTGTTGAAGCACTTAAATGGTTTTCAAAATCTTTTGGAATACCATCGAGATAAAGAGCTGATTTCTGATTATGCATATGATTTTCTAAAGCGTAACTCTGAATATTTAATAGAAGAATTATGGTGA
- a CDS encoding glycosyltransferase family 2 protein — translation MNEYITDLVSVIIPTYKRADKLKKAIDSVLNQTYEKIELLVVNDNEPDDNFSINLEQLISSIDDSRITLVHQERHINGAAARNAGINRARGEYIAFLDDDDTWVKEKLEKQIKVFRNNPKIGLVTTGVTYIYVNENITYESIPKSNGDVSKDILISNCVGGTQAIVKKAIIEEVGGFDEKLRALQDYELWIRICQLTKVATVKEPCINYYNFRGTNQISQVTKNYEESFQYISEKHSKLINTLTTNDIKIRKNATYLLLANKAMRNNNKKSALKFILKALKNKFSIKAILYGIMAIFDYKYVLKARKKMSI, via the coding sequence ATGAATGAATACATAACTGATCTTGTAAGTGTAATTATACCTACTTATAAACGAGCTGATAAATTAAAAAAAGCTATTGATAGTGTACTCAATCAAACTTATGAAAAAATCGAATTATTAGTGGTTAACGATAATGAACCCGATGATAATTTTTCCATTAATTTAGAACAGTTAATATCATCAATTGATGATTCTCGTATAACTTTAGTTCATCAAGAAAGACACATAAATGGAGCCGCTGCGAGAAATGCTGGTATAAATAGAGCTAGGGGTGAATATATTGCTTTTTTAGATGATGATGATACTTGGGTGAAGGAGAAACTTGAAAAGCAAATTAAAGTTTTTAGAAACAATCCCAAAATAGGATTAGTTACAACAGGTGTAACTTATATATATGTGAATGAAAATATTACTTATGAAAGTATACCTAAATCGAACGGAGATGTCTCTAAAGATATTTTGATTTCTAATTGTGTCGGAGGAACACAAGCTATAGTAAAAAAAGCAATTATTGAAGAAGTGGGAGGTTTTGACGAAAAACTTAGAGCCTTACAAGATTATGAATTATGGATTCGAATATGTCAATTAACTAAGGTAGCTACTGTAAAAGAACCTTGTATTAACTATTATAATTTTAGAGGAACAAATCAAATTTCTCAAGTAACAAAAAATTATGAAGAATCCTTCCAATATATTAGTGAAAAACATTCTAAGCTAATAAACACATTAACTACTAATGATATAAAAATTAGGAAGAATGCAACATATTTACTTCTTGCAAATAAAGCAATGAGAAATAATAATAAAAAGTCTGCTTTGAAATTTATATTAAAAGCTCTTAAAAATAAATTTTCCATTAAAGCTATTTTATACGGTATAATGGCTATATTTGATTACAAATACGTATTAAAAGCTAGAAAGAAAATGAGTATTTAA
- a CDS encoding glycosyltransferase — MYALIQDDDLKSRKWSEEIQGIELHTMTGSTNLIPIHIITQILKRKIKPEAVILRYLNDANSFLKTIIRLITNIITLLITKLFGIKLIWICHNVDKESKEYYSYIVNVRRKLVSKFSYKILVTDKYLVKHASRILNVNQSKIDYITFGRPNLNRYITTKDDLHQRITNFIKNNNEDNTIIGYSIGNPNLKVIQPFYTNELIKKADENGIKLKIILGGPIGDFIKKQDFNTYSDLLSNPSVLFLDGKINLNELYISKYIDFYWRIYDDYSVPFTIYNAAYLNKPTLTMDKGFLKEMVSSYGLGEVLDSNMSNLENAINELNKDRTKEYKEFIDTHNWSFGARKLYNIITN; from the coding sequence TTGTACGCATTAATTCAAGATGATGATTTAAAATCTAGAAAATGGTCTGAGGAAATTCAAGGAATAGAATTACATACAATGACTGGATCTACAAACTTAATACCAATTCATATTATTACTCAAATTTTAAAGAGAAAAATAAAGCCTGAAGCTGTAATTTTAAGATATTTAAATGACGCAAATTCTTTTCTTAAAACAATAATTAGGTTAATAACAAATATTATCACTTTATTAATAACTAAGTTATTTGGAATTAAATTAATTTGGATTTGTCATAATGTAGATAAAGAATCAAAAGAATATTATTCTTATATTGTAAATGTTAGAAGGAAACTTGTATCTAAATTTTCATATAAAATACTTGTAACAGACAAATATTTAGTTAAACATGCATCTCGAATTCTAAATGTAAATCAGTCAAAAATAGATTATATTACATTTGGAAGACCAAATTTAAATAGATACATCACTACAAAAGATGATTTACATCAAAGAATAACAAATTTTATAAAAAATAACAATGAGGATAACACCATCATAGGATATTCAATAGGAAACCCAAATTTAAAAGTAATACAACCTTTTTACACTAATGAATTAATTAAAAAAGCAGATGAAAATGGTATAAAATTAAAAATAATTTTAGGTGGTCCAATAGGTGATTTTATAAAAAAACAAGATTTTAATACATATAGTGATTTATTATCGAACCCCAGTGTTCTTTTTTTGGATGGTAAGATTAATTTAAATGAACTATATATTTCTAAGTATATAGATTTTTATTGGAGAATTTATGACGATTATTCTGTACCATTTACAATATATAATGCAGCTTATCTAAACAAACCAACTTTAACTATGGATAAAGGTTTTTTAAAAGAGATGGTGTCGAGTTACGGTCTTGGAGAGGTGTTAGATTCTAACATGTCTAATCTTGAAAATGCTATAAATGAACTTAACAAAGATAGAACTAAAGAATATAAAGAGTTTATTGATACACATAATTGGTCTTTTGGGGCAAGAAAACTTTATAATATCATTACTAATTAA
- a CDS encoding glycosyltransferase produces the protein MNPSITVLMSVYNDGEYLEKSIESILNQTYTDFEFLIYDDLSSDCSRNILEKYAKQDDRIKLILNSTNKGLSYNLARGVSKAKAPIIARMDADDIAFSNRLEVQMKEFKEDPSLDLLGSYVKDIDDKGNEIEIRKVPLSKERINKLIWACPFIHPTVIFKKKAIEMVGSYNPTLRKRQDYDLWFRCKAHGLNYKNINKPLLYYRFTDSYYKKNNYKVQFDQAVMGYKGCVISKASPIAYIGITFTLIKGVLPIKIRKPLTELTRKIDPRRN, from the coding sequence ATGAATCCTTCTATAACAGTATTAATGAGTGTATATAATGATGGTGAGTATCTAGAAAAATCTATAGAAAGTATATTAAATCAAACATATACTGACTTTGAATTTTTAATTTATGATGATCTTTCAAGTGATTGTAGTAGAAATATTTTAGAGAAGTATGCCAAACAAGATGATAGAATTAAATTGATATTAAATAGTACAAATAAAGGATTAAGTTATAATCTAGCTAGAGGAGTATCTAAAGCTAAAGCTCCAATTATTGCTAGAATGGATGCTGACGATATTGCTTTTTCTAATAGATTAGAGGTTCAGATGAAAGAATTTAAAGAAGACCCGTCATTAGATCTTTTAGGAAGTTATGTCAAAGATATTGATGATAAAGGAAATGAAATTGAAATTAGAAAAGTACCACTAAGTAAAGAAAGAATAAACAAATTAATTTGGGCATGTCCATTTATACATCCAACTGTTATTTTCAAAAAGAAAGCTATTGAAATGGTAGGTTCATATAATCCAACATTGAGAAAGAGACAGGATTATGATTTGTGGTTTAGGTGTAAAGCTCATGGTTTAAATTATAAGAATATAAACAAACCATTATTATATTATAGATTTACTGATAGCTACTATAAAAAGAATAACTATAAAGTTCAGTTTGATCAGGCAGTTATGGGATACAAGGGTTGTGTTATTTCAAAGGCTTCGCCTATAGCATATATTGGGATTACCTTTACTTTGATAAAAGGGGTTCTTCCTATTAAAATACGTAAACCTTTAACTGAATTAACTAGGAAAATAGATCCGAGAAGAAATTAA
- a CDS encoding lipopolysaccharide biosynthesis protein has product MKTKIIMLLKKPFVKSVVIMATGTIGAQIIKMGFSPIITRLYGPEAFGIMGVFISVIQIIIPIAALTYPFAIVLPKNDINAKKLMKLSIILSLVIAVIILSILLIFNKQIISIFNLKNISNFLFLIPLVVLLTTFMQVFEQWYIRKKQFKVNAKVTFYQTLIIESGKIGVGVFYPFASVLVIFTVLTNGIKGLLLGIFGRKTELKYEEEEVLSMKSLAKKYKDFPIWRAPQKLIDATTQTLPVFMLTSFFSPLSAGFYTLCRSVLTIPSTFIGDAVGNVFYPRINEAAHKKENLNKLIKKAVLSLSCIGVLPYGLIIIFGPWLFSFIFGSEWVIAGEYARWLALWRFFRFINEPCIKTFPVLNAQPLHFKITVIQTVSGLIALGSGFYFFKNDTIAIALYSLSGSIFNIIIIITSLYISNKFDASNIIK; this is encoded by the coding sequence ATGAAAACCAAAATAATAATGTTGCTAAAAAAGCCCTTTGTAAAAAGTGTTGTAATAATGGCAACAGGAACCATCGGAGCTCAAATTATAAAAATGGGCTTTTCACCGATTATTACTCGTTTATATGGTCCTGAAGCGTTTGGGATAATGGGGGTTTTTATAAGTGTTATCCAAATAATTATTCCTATAGCTGCTTTAACATACCCATTTGCTATTGTGCTACCAAAGAATGATATAAATGCGAAGAAGTTAATGAAATTATCCATTATTCTTTCTTTAGTAATTGCAGTTATCATTCTAAGTATATTATTAATATTTAATAAACAAATAATAAGTATATTTAATTTAAAAAATATTTCAAATTTTTTATTTTTAATTCCTTTAGTGGTTTTACTTACTACATTTATGCAGGTATTTGAACAATGGTATATAAGAAAAAAACAATTTAAAGTAAATGCAAAAGTAACTTTTTATCAGACTCTTATTATCGAATCTGGCAAAATAGGAGTAGGTGTCTTTTATCCATTTGCTTCAGTATTGGTTATTTTTACAGTGTTAACAAATGGAATTAAAGGATTATTACTGGGTATATTCGGTAGAAAAACAGAGTTGAAATATGAAGAAGAAGAAGTATTGTCAATGAAATCACTAGCAAAAAAATATAAAGATTTTCCCATCTGGAGAGCTCCTCAAAAGTTAATTGATGCTACTACGCAAACTTTACCTGTTTTTATGTTAACAAGTTTCTTTAGCCCTTTATCAGCAGGGTTCTATACACTGTGTCGCTCAGTATTAACAATTCCATCTACCTTCATCGGTGATGCTGTTGGAAATGTGTTTTATCCAAGAATCAATGAAGCTGCACATAAAAAAGAAAACCTAAATAAATTAATTAAGAAAGCAGTTTTGTCACTATCATGTATAGGTGTTTTACCATATGGACTAATTATAATATTTGGTCCATGGCTTTTTAGTTTTATATTCGGGAGTGAATGGGTAATTGCAGGAGAGTATGCTAGATGGTTAGCGTTATGGCGTTTCTTTAGATTCATAAATGAGCCTTGTATAAAAACATTCCCTGTATTAAACGCCCAACCTCTACATTTTAAAATTACTGTAATACAAACGGTTTCAGGTTTAATAGCATTGGGAAGTGGTTTCTATTTTTTTAAGAACGACACAATAGCTATTGCTTTATATTCATTATCTGGTTCCATTTTTAATATTATTATAATTATTACTTCACTATATATAAGTAATAAGTTTGATGCTAGTAATATAATAAAGTAG
- a CDS encoding O-antigen ligase family protein, with amino-acid sequence MKFDKFLSINLGIIYSFFSLGLSGYDLGLYSFLTMRTIALSLLLTCLCFVFIYEKGFNFILNQYFYIILSVLFLIFFWILLSYLFSEYQNLVSITEILAWLTIPICMILTYKIIKYFKLDIFMKSVVLIQVIALVTIFVWSVANVGDPTNYIGIRLFINGNLEVGLNRFLNGVMFLNVISLIIILGIYNSSKFIYLLSLINVFLSFYLSFISGSRQSLIALFLSIFVIIVINRYMRGEKGVNFKGIIFTSVSIILIINLFQIEGVSKWIEERFIDKTTEQLTTGDIRTDIYEEALYDAKNNLIFGTGPGTYHQVSSIGMHTHNGYLYMLNNFGVIPVVLIVFLFSSLALKGINKKHIINNNQKRDTFIVIFSTFIVFIFMNLFNDLITMLSFWIAIVIIIDCFNIHSKKYVDSTI; translated from the coding sequence ATGAAATTTGATAAATTTTTATCTATAAATTTAGGAATAATCTACTCGTTTTTCTCTTTGGGATTAAGTGGGTATGATTTGGGATTGTATTCATTTTTAACAATGAGAACTATCGCTCTTTCTTTATTATTAACATGTCTATGCTTTGTCTTCATTTATGAAAAAGGATTTAATTTTATACTGAATCAATACTTTTATATAATACTTAGTGTACTTTTTCTTATCTTTTTTTGGATTTTATTATCATATCTCTTTTCTGAATATCAAAACTTGGTAAGTATTACAGAAATTCTAGCATGGCTTACAATTCCGATATGTATGATATTAACATACAAAATTATAAAATATTTTAAACTAGATATTTTCATGAAATCAGTTGTTCTTATACAGGTTATAGCACTAGTTACGATATTTGTTTGGAGCGTAGCTAATGTTGGTGATCCTACTAATTATATTGGAATTAGGTTATTTATAAATGGAAATCTTGAAGTAGGGTTAAATAGATTTTTAAATGGTGTTATGTTTTTGAATGTAATTTCCCTCATTATAATTTTAGGAATATATAATTCTAGTAAGTTTATATATTTATTGTCACTGATAAATGTTTTTTTATCTTTTTATTTGTCTTTTATTAGTGGCTCTAGACAGTCTTTAATAGCCCTTTTTCTGTCCATTTTTGTGATTATAGTTATAAATCGTTATATGAGAGGAGAAAAAGGAGTTAACTTTAAGGGAATTATATTTACTAGTGTATCTATAATTCTAATTATAAATTTATTTCAAATTGAAGGAGTTAGCAAATGGATTGAAGAAAGGTTTATTGATAAAACAACAGAACAGTTGACAACAGGTGATATAAGAACTGATATCTATGAAGAAGCATTATATGATGCAAAAAATAATCTCATTTTTGGAACCGGTCCTGGAACATATCATCAAGTATCATCAATAGGAATGCATACTCATAATGGATATCTTTATATGTTGAATAACTTTGGTGTAATACCTGTGGTATTGATAGTATTTTTATTTTCTTCTCTAGCACTGAAAGGGATAAATAAAAAGCATATTATTAATAACAACCAAAAAAGAGATACATTTATTGTTATCTTTAGTACGTTCATAGTTTTTATATTTATGAATTTATTTAATGATTTAATAACAATGCTCTCTTTTTGGATTGCTATAGTTATAATAATTGATTGTTTTAATATTCATTCGAAGAAATATGTTGACTCTACAATATAA
- a CDS encoding SDR family NAD(P)-dependent oxidoreductase, whose product MTRESKVYLITGAAGFIGYYLSKRLLDQGFNVVGLDNVNDYYDVNLKETRLKLLQPYDKFTFIKGDISDKEMVLRIFEEYKPSFVVNLAAQAGVRYSIENPDVYMQSNVIGFYNILEACRHHSVEHLIYASSSSVYGANKKVPFEETDFVDNPVSLYASTKKSNELMAHTYSHLYGIAATGLRFFTVYGPMGRPDMAYFGFTNKLFNGEPIHIFNNGDFENDLYRDFTYIDDIVEGIERLISYSPEGEVQHKVYNIGNSNPEKLMVFIETLEKCLSNSLSEKIEFEKHFEPIKAGDVPVTYASTEQLQDAVGFKPQTSIEEGLQLFTDWYVEYYGVKAKV is encoded by the coding sequence TTGACTAGAGAAAGCAAGGTATATTTAATTACTGGAGCAGCGGGATTTATCGGATATTATTTATCTAAAAGACTATTAGATCAAGGATTCAACGTAGTAGGATTAGATAATGTAAATGATTATTATGATGTGAACCTTAAAGAAACGAGACTAAAATTATTACAACCTTACGATAAATTTACGTTTATTAAAGGTGATATTTCAGATAAAGAAATGGTACTTCGTATATTTGAAGAGTACAAGCCATCCTTTGTAGTGAACTTAGCAGCACAAGCTGGTGTTCGGTATTCCATAGAGAACCCAGATGTATATATGCAAAGTAATGTGATTGGTTTTTATAACATATTAGAAGCTTGTCGTCACCATTCTGTAGAACACTTAATTTATGCATCATCAAGTTCCGTGTATGGAGCTAATAAAAAAGTGCCGTTTGAAGAAACGGACTTTGTGGATAATCCGGTATCACTTTATGCATCTACGAAGAAATCAAATGAGTTAATGGCCCATACATACAGTCATTTGTATGGTATCGCAGCAACTGGCTTACGGTTTTTTACAGTCTATGGGCCAATGGGTAGACCAGATATGGCTTACTTTGGTTTTACCAATAAGTTATTTAACGGAGAACCTATTCATATCTTTAACAACGGAGACTTTGAAAATGACTTATATCGTGACTTCACCTACATCGACGATATTGTAGAGGGAATTGAACGATTGATTTCCTATAGCCCTGAAGGTGAAGTTCAACATAAGGTATACAATATAGGGAATAGTAACCCGGAAAAATTAATGGTATTTATCGAGACACTAGAGAAATGTTTGAGCAATTCTCTTAGTGAAAAAATAGAATTTGAAAAGCATTTTGAACCTATCAAAGCAGGTGATGTACCAGTAACCTATGCATCTACAGAGCAATTACAAGATGCTGTAGGATTTAAACCGCAGACTTCTATTGAAGAAGGATTGCAACTATTCACTGATTGGTATGTGGAGTATTATGGTGTTAAAGCGAAAGTATAA
- a CDS encoding TolB family protein — MLSKLENSLNDGLNKFPVVKKILKRTYQIGMYTISKKIKYEGDLERVTPDDEKEYFFGYYDKSPWDATDRYMLCLRVNNTTKSTAPKESADIILIDTEDNNSYRKLAETKTWNVQQGCMLQWLGPDYSNKIIYNDFRNENYCSIILDINTNEERIIDKPVYSVSSDGTTALTLDFSRLHRLRKGYGYSNLEEETKNEKLPNKTCVWKIDLLSGKVEDILKYTDFYNFETRSEMVDAEHKVNHLMINPSGNRFMVLHRWIKGTERFTRLVTVNIDGSNMYNLSDDNMTSHCYWKNDEEIIAFARKEKHGNGYYLMRDQSSNYEKKWPELSMDGHPSYSPDGDSVVTDTYPDRARVSTIYIIDNENNISRVARLFSPFNYDNDVRCDLHPRWSRNGKKICFDSVFEGKRRLYIINEKRSSLVNE; from the coding sequence ATGTTAAGTAAATTAGAGAACAGTTTAAATGATGGATTAAATAAATTTCCTGTTGTGAAAAAAATATTAAAACGGACATATCAAATTGGAATGTATACAATATCGAAAAAAATAAAATATGAAGGTGATTTAGAAAGAGTAACTCCAGATGACGAAAAAGAATATTTTTTTGGTTATTATGATAAGTCTCCTTGGGATGCCACTGATAGATATATGCTATGTTTAAGAGTGAATAATACAACTAAATCTACTGCACCAAAAGAAAGTGCTGATATTATTTTAATTGATACTGAGGATAATAACAGTTATAGAAAGTTAGCTGAAACTAAAACTTGGAATGTTCAACAAGGATGTATGTTGCAATGGTTAGGACCAGATTACAGTAATAAAATTATATACAATGATTTTCGAAATGAGAATTATTGTTCAATTATTCTAGATATTAATACAAATGAGGAAAGAATTATTGATAAACCAGTATACAGTGTTTCCAGTGATGGAACCACTGCACTCACTTTAGATTTTTCTAGATTACATAGATTAAGAAAAGGTTATGGATATTCAAATCTTGAAGAAGAAACAAAGAATGAAAAATTGCCAAATAAAACTTGTGTTTGGAAGATAGATTTATTAAGTGGAAAAGTAGAAGATATATTAAAATATACAGATTTTTATAATTTTGAAACTAGGTCTGAGATGGTAGATGCAGAACATAAGGTGAATCATTTAATGATAAATCCAAGTGGTAATAGGTTTATGGTATTACATCGTTGGATAAAGGGAACTGAAAGGTTCACACGATTAGTTACAGTAAATATAGATGGATCAAATATGTATAATTTAAGTGATGATAACATGACATCACACTGTTACTGGAAAAATGATGAAGAAATAATAGCTTTTGCAAGAAAAGAAAAGCACGGTAATGGTTATTATTTAATGAGAGATCAATCATCCAATTATGAAAAGAAATGGCCGGAGCTTAGTATGGATGGTCACCCAAGTTATTCTCCTGACGGTGATTCAGTAGTTACTGATACTTATCCCGATAGAGCTAGAGTCTCAACGATTTATATAATAGATAATGAAAATAATATTAGTAGAGTTGCTAGATTATTTTCACCATTTAATTATGATAATGATGTAAGATGTGACTTGCATCCAAGATGGAGTAGAAATGGAAAAAAGATTTGTTTTGATTCTGTATTTGAAGGAAAGCGAAGACTTTATATCATTAATGAAAAAAGGAGCAGTTTAGTTAATGAATGA